One window from the genome of Desulfobotulus pelophilus encodes:
- the gap gene encoding type I glyceraldehyde-3-phosphate dehydrogenase — translation MTVKVAINGLGRIGRVVFRCAMDHPDVEIAAINDLTTPETMAHLLAYDSVHGRLNASIEAREDAIIVNGRTIPFFSKKDPSELPWKELGINIVAECTGMFRDREKAAAHLKAGAERVIISAPGQNPDATFVMGVNEDTFRPEKHFIVSNASCTTNCLAPVAKILMENFGIRQGLMTTIHSYTGDQRILDFPHKDLRRARAAGLSMVPTTTGAAKAVGLVLPSLQGRLNGLSIRVPTPNVSMIDLVVNTESRGLTKAVVNAALKTASEGSLKGILGFEEKPLVSMDFNGCHLSSIVDAPTTETIGEDMVKVLAWYDNETGYSQRMVDLAAHIGKAS, via the coding sequence ATGACTGTTAAAGTCGCCATCAATGGCCTGGGACGTATCGGCCGCGTGGTATTCCGCTGTGCCATGGACCACCCGGATGTGGAAATTGCTGCCATCAATGATCTCACCACACCGGAAACCATGGCCCACCTGCTGGCCTATGATTCCGTGCATGGCAGACTCAATGCCTCGATAGAAGCACGGGAGGATGCCATTATTGTTAATGGGCGTACCATCCCATTCTTTTCCAAGAAAGATCCGTCCGAGCTGCCATGGAAGGAGCTTGGCATCAACATCGTGGCAGAATGCACAGGCATGTTCCGGGACAGGGAAAAAGCCGCCGCCCATCTAAAAGCAGGCGCTGAAAGAGTTATCATTTCAGCGCCGGGGCAAAATCCTGATGCCACCTTTGTCATGGGAGTCAACGAAGACACCTTCCGCCCCGAAAAACATTTCATTGTCTCCAACGCATCCTGCACCACCAACTGCCTGGCTCCCGTCGCCAAAATTCTCATGGAAAACTTCGGCATACGCCAGGGACTCATGACCACCATTCATTCCTACACAGGGGACCAGCGAATTCTGGATTTCCCCCATAAGGACCTTCGCCGGGCAAGGGCTGCAGGACTCTCTATGGTCCCCACCACCACCGGTGCCGCCAAAGCCGTGGGGCTTGTACTCCCATCCCTTCAGGGCCGACTCAATGGGCTCTCCATTCGCGTACCTACCCCCAATGTGTCCATGATCGATCTTGTAGTCAACACGGAAAGCAGGGGCCTCACAAAAGCCGTAGTGAATGCTGCCCTTAAAACCGCCAGCGAAGGCTCCCTGAAAGGAATTCTAGGGTTTGAGGAAAAACCGCTGGTTTCCATGGACTTCAACGGCTGCCACCTCTCCTCCATTGTGGACGCACCCACCACTGAAACCATTGGGGAAGACATGGTCAAGGTACTGGCATGGTACGACAATGAAACCGGCTATTCCCAGCGAATGGTGGACCTTGCCGCACATATCGGAAAGGCATCATAA
- the rimI gene encoding ribosomal protein S18-alanine N-acetyltransferase, producing the protein MPRRDNTLIRPMVSEDLACITELEGSLFPFPWKKQDFMAELLFPGALCKVVIMGQRPIAYLCSRDVADGIEILKIAVHPDCRHRGIARTLIQETFIRAAASDWPLIFLEVAQNNTAAQAFYRNLGFTSTGIRKQYYPDGTDAINMIKTLKEES; encoded by the coding sequence GTGCCCAGAAGGGATAACACCCTCATCCGCCCCATGGTTTCCGAAGATCTCGCCTGTATCACAGAACTCGAGGGATCCCTTTTCCCCTTCCCATGGAAAAAACAGGATTTCATGGCAGAGCTTCTTTTTCCGGGAGCCCTGTGCAAGGTGGTCATTATGGGACAACGCCCCATAGCCTACCTGTGCAGCAGGGACGTGGCCGATGGCATTGAGATCTTAAAGATCGCCGTACATCCGGACTGCAGGCACAGGGGGATTGCACGCACCCTCATACAGGAAACTTTTATCAGGGCCGCTGCTTCCGACTGGCCCCTTATCTTTCTTGAAGTGGCTCAAAACAATACCGCAGCCCAGGCTTTCTACCGCAACCTGGGCTTTACCTCTACTGGTATCCGCAAACAATATTATCCCGATGGCACAGATGCCATCAATATGATCAAGACCCTGAAGGAGGAGTCATGA
- a CDS encoding PTS sugar transporter subunit IIA, with translation MIGITVVTHCQLGQALIDAAEFILGEKPQLVSSVSVNIREDADTIRKTIAETLKKMDQGQGLLILTDMFGGSPSNLSYSFLEEGRIEVISGVNLPLLIRAISLRKRVPIHEIGTQLEAHGKRSITLASGVLKGMPRSAQKG, from the coding sequence ATGATCGGAATTACCGTTGTAACCCACTGCCAGCTGGGTCAGGCACTGATTGATGCTGCAGAGTTCATTCTTGGCGAAAAACCTCAGCTTGTCAGTTCCGTATCCGTCAACATCCGTGAGGATGCAGACACGATCCGCAAAACCATTGCCGAGACCCTGAAAAAAATGGATCAGGGACAAGGCCTGCTGATTCTCACGGACATGTTCGGCGGCAGCCCTTCCAACTTAAGCTATTCTTTTCTGGAAGAAGGAAGGATAGAGGTAATCAGCGGTGTCAACCTGCCCCTCCTCATCCGCGCCATCAGCTTACGAAAGCGTGTTCCTATCCACGAGATAGGAACACAGCTGGAAGCCCATGGGAAACGCAGTATTACGCTAGCCAGTGGAGTACTGAAAGGAATGCCCCGCAGTGCCCAGAAGGGATAA
- the rapZ gene encoding RNase adapter RapZ translates to MEANGKIIVITGLSGSGKSTAAAALEDAGFYCVDNLPVSLLPKFLELRIHSGSTDFNGLGFIMDIREKSFIESHARIFTEIRNQGWSFQLIFLDTREDVLLDRFSQTRRQHPLAQSSSLLDGIREEILRMSPLKENADHVIDTSETTVHSLKALIMGIAQHCISTDTLRIDLLSFGFKYGLPRNMDLLMDVRFLANPYFNPDLRDLTGEDPAVRDFILFQEETQLFLQKYLDLLDYLIPLYKREGKAYLTLGIGCTGGRHRSVAIARRIFEYLQGRVGQIGISHRDILRQSAFA, encoded by the coding sequence ATGGAAGCTAACGGAAAAATAATTGTAATTACAGGACTTTCCGGATCTGGGAAAAGCACGGCTGCAGCGGCTCTCGAAGACGCAGGCTTCTATTGCGTAGACAACCTGCCCGTTTCCCTTCTCCCTAAATTCCTTGAACTGCGTATCCACAGCGGCTCTACGGACTTCAATGGCCTCGGCTTTATCATGGACATCCGGGAAAAAAGCTTCATCGAAAGCCATGCCCGCATCTTTACAGAAATCCGCAACCAGGGCTGGAGTTTTCAGCTCATATTCCTCGACACGAGGGAAGATGTACTTCTGGATCGTTTCAGCCAGACCCGGCGTCAGCACCCCCTTGCCCAGAGCAGTTCCCTGCTGGACGGTATTCGGGAAGAAATTCTACGAATGTCCCCCTTGAAGGAAAATGCCGATCACGTCATTGACACCTCTGAAACAACAGTACACAGCCTCAAAGCACTGATCATGGGCATCGCCCAGCACTGCATCTCCACAGACACCCTCCGGATAGACCTGTTAAGTTTCGGCTTCAAATACGGACTACCCAGAAACATGGATCTTCTTATGGATGTGCGCTTTCTGGCTAACCCCTATTTCAATCCGGATCTCAGGGACCTCACAGGAGAAGATCCGGCTGTACGGGACTTCATCCTGTTCCAGGAGGAAACACAGCTCTTTCTACAAAAATACCTCGACCTTCTTGACTATTTGATCCCTTTGTATAAAAGAGAGGGCAAAGCTTATCTCACCCTGGGGATAGGCTGTACCGGTGGACGACACAGGTCCGTTGCCATAGCCCGTCGTATCTTTGAATACCTGCAGGGACGGGTCGGCCAGATTGGCATCAGTCACAGGGATATCCTGCGCCAGTCCGCCTTCGCCTGA
- a CDS encoding PTS sugar transporter subunit IIA, producing MKLLDVLTDQTILTDLQARDKITALSELLAPLCHANTPPREALIEVLLERERLGSTGIGNGIAIPHGKLEGIGDLILIFGKSRRGVSFDAMDNKPVHIFFVILTPAASTGLHLKVLARISRLLRDPAIRDALRRASSADMVRAAIAPMDEDF from the coding sequence ATGAAACTCCTGGATGTCCTGACCGACCAGACCATTCTCACGGATCTGCAGGCCCGGGATAAAATTACGGCATTGTCTGAACTGCTTGCGCCCCTATGCCACGCGAACACACCCCCCAGAGAAGCCCTGATAGAGGTGCTGCTGGAAAGGGAACGACTGGGCAGCACAGGCATTGGAAATGGGATTGCCATTCCCCATGGTAAACTGGAGGGCATCGGGGATCTTATCCTTATTTTTGGAAAAAGCCGCCGGGGAGTCTCCTTTGATGCCATGGACAACAAACCCGTGCATATCTTTTTCGTCATACTGACACCCGCTGCATCCACAGGCCTGCACCTTAAGGTTCTCGCCAGAATTTCCAGGCTTTTGAGGGATCCAGCCATAAGGGACGCGCTCCGTAGGGCATCCAGTGCCGACATGGTCCGTGCTGCCATCGCACCTATGGATGAAGATTTTTAG
- the hpf gene encoding ribosome hibernation-promoting factor, HPF/YfiA family — protein sequence MKTAVTFKNIEPSEALKDYAASKLARLDKQFDSPAEAQVVLSVEKIRHIAEVRITCDRLNLQATEETENMYAALDLVVDKLKKQIRRSKEKKREKRPVSKGGIKGAEASMAEAAAIRQSEEEEPAAPSSPPGLVVESMYFKPMDAEEAAMQLAISDKDFIVYTDAQTNQVNVLYLRKDGDMGLIQPTA from the coding sequence ATGAAGACAGCAGTGACCTTCAAAAACATCGAACCCTCGGAAGCACTCAAAGACTACGCCGCCAGCAAGCTTGCCCGGCTGGATAAACAATTTGACAGCCCGGCAGAGGCACAGGTAGTTTTATCCGTGGAAAAAATCCGTCACATTGCAGAAGTGCGCATAACCTGTGACCGTCTTAATCTTCAGGCTACGGAAGAAACGGAAAACATGTACGCAGCCCTTGACCTTGTGGTAGACAAACTCAAAAAACAGATCCGGCGAAGCAAAGAAAAGAAAAGAGAAAAACGCCCTGTCTCCAAAGGGGGAATTAAAGGCGCCGAGGCATCCATGGCAGAAGCTGCTGCCATCCGCCAGTCCGAAGAAGAGGAGCCAGCGGCCCCCTCTTCTCCACCGGGACTTGTGGTGGAATCCATGTATTTTAAACCCATGGACGCCGAGGAAGCAGCCATGCAACTTGCCATATCAGACAAAGACTTTATCGTATACACAGATGCACAAACCAACCAGGTAAATGTTCTCTACCTGCGAAAAGACGGGGATATGGGCCTGATTCAACCTACGGCCTGA
- the rpoN gene encoding RNA polymerase factor sigma-54 codes for MAIELRQQLKLTQQLVMTPQLQQAIKLLQLSRLELVDAIQQELEQNPALEERMEAPEPETPETPESPATEEGLKEVEIGETVSPETDWDSYLDEYSSAGRVHFESEEKDGPRYENFVSGKESLHEHLLWQLSMAETDIRTQQIASLIIGNINTDGYLDATLEEIIEVCNCPEAKVGKTLSLVQSFDPAGVGARNLKECLLLQTERLGIHSEIVEKIISQHLKHLENKNFKAIAKSLKLPIETIIAAVAVIRSLEPKPGREYHNEAPVYITPDIYVYRQNDDFIITLNDDGLPRLHINPYYKKAMRTGEKISGETKDYLQEKMRSASWLIKSIQQRQKTIYNVMESIVRFQRDFFEKGITHLKPMVLRDVAQDIQMHESTISRVTTNKYAYTPQGLFELKYFFNSSINRVEGEALASASVLEKIKQLVESEHPQNPYSDLKLAAILEKDHNIRIARRTIAKYREILKILPSSKRRQY; via the coding sequence ATGGCCATAGAACTCCGACAACAGCTTAAACTGACCCAGCAACTTGTCATGACACCCCAGCTGCAGCAGGCCATCAAACTGCTACAGCTTTCCCGGCTTGAACTTGTGGATGCCATCCAGCAGGAACTGGAACAAAACCCTGCCCTTGAGGAACGCATGGAAGCCCCTGAGCCGGAGACCCCGGAAACCCCGGAATCTCCTGCTACGGAAGAGGGTCTCAAGGAAGTGGAAATCGGGGAAACCGTCAGTCCTGAAACCGACTGGGACAGCTATCTGGATGAGTACAGCAGTGCCGGCAGGGTTCACTTTGAATCCGAGGAAAAAGACGGCCCACGCTACGAGAATTTTGTTTCCGGCAAGGAGAGCCTGCATGAACATCTGCTCTGGCAGCTTTCCATGGCGGAAACCGATATCCGTACCCAGCAGATTGCCAGCCTCATCATCGGAAACATCAACACAGACGGCTATCTCGATGCCACCCTGGAAGAAATCATTGAGGTATGCAACTGTCCCGAAGCAAAGGTCGGCAAAACCCTCTCCCTTGTCCAGTCCTTTGACCCTGCAGGCGTAGGAGCCCGTAACCTTAAGGAATGCCTGCTGCTGCAGACAGAACGACTCGGCATCCACTCAGAAATTGTTGAAAAAATCATCTCCCAACATCTCAAGCATCTTGAGAACAAAAATTTTAAAGCCATTGCCAAAAGCCTGAAGCTTCCCATAGAAACCATTATTGCTGCCGTCGCCGTCATTCGGTCGCTGGAACCCAAACCCGGCCGGGAGTATCATAATGAAGCCCCGGTTTATATTACACCGGATATCTATGTATACAGACAGAATGATGACTTCATTATAACCCTGAATGATGATGGTTTGCCAAGGCTGCATATCAACCCATATTATAAAAAAGCCATGCGCACCGGCGAAAAAATATCCGGGGAAACCAAAGATTATCTTCAGGAAAAAATGCGCTCCGCCTCGTGGCTGATCAAAAGTATCCAGCAGCGCCAGAAAACCATCTATAATGTAATGGAAAGCATTGTACGCTTTCAGAGGGACTTCTTTGAAAAAGGCATTACCCATTTAAAGCCCATGGTACTGAGGGATGTAGCCCAGGACATACAAATGCATGAATCCACCATCAGTCGGGTTACAACCAACAAATATGCCTACACACCACAGGGTCTTTTTGAGCTCAAGTATTTTTTCAACAGCTCCATAAACAGAGTTGAGGGAGAAGCCCTCGCATCGGCCAGCGTCCTTGAAAAAATCAAGCAGCTGGTGGAAAGCGAACATCCGCAAAATCCTTACAGCGATCTGAAACTAGCAGCCATTCTTGAAAAGGATCATAATATCCGCATTGCCAGAAGAACCATTGCCAAATACAGGGAAATTCTAAAAATTCTTCCCTCCAGCAAACGCAGACAGTACTGA
- the lptB gene encoding LPS export ABC transporter ATP-binding protein, whose translation MPVLRLQGLEKKYGNRKVVDEVSIDVESRQVIGLLGPNGAGKTTTFYMAVGLIRPDGGRVFLDDKDLTDYPMYMRARYGIGYLPQEASIFRKLSVRDNILIILENLNMGRWERNQKADSLLDELGIRHLATQPATVLSGGERRRLEIARVLSTDPAFVLLDEPFAGVDPMAVSDIQGIIAYLTQRGIGVLISDHNVRETLGVCDTAFILHSGKVVESGSPEAIASSPVARKNYLGDGFRL comes from the coding sequence ATGCCCGTTTTACGACTGCAGGGACTAGAAAAGAAATACGGAAACCGCAAGGTGGTGGATGAGGTGTCCATTGACGTGGAAAGCCGTCAGGTCATTGGCCTTCTTGGCCCCAACGGTGCCGGTAAAACAACCACCTTCTATATGGCGGTAGGCCTCATCAGACCCGATGGCGGCAGGGTTTTCCTTGACGATAAGGATCTGACAGACTATCCCATGTACATGCGGGCGCGGTACGGAATCGGCTACCTGCCTCAGGAGGCATCCATATTCAGGAAGCTTTCTGTAAGGGATAATATTCTCATCATCCTTGAAAATCTTAACATGGGCCGATGGGAACGCAACCAGAAAGCAGATTCTCTGCTGGACGAACTCGGCATACGCCACCTGGCTACCCAGCCAGCAACGGTCCTTTCCGGCGGAGAACGCAGAAGGCTTGAAATTGCCCGGGTCCTCTCCACAGATCCGGCCTTTGTTCTTCTGGATGAGCCCTTTGCAGGCGTGGACCCCATGGCTGTCAGCGACATCCAGGGCATCATTGCCTATCTGACCCAGAGGGGTATTGGTGTACTTATATCTGATCACAATGTACGGGAAACTCTGGGGGTCTGCGATACAGCATTCATCCTGCATTCCGGTAAAGTTGTGGAGTCGGGCTCGCCCGAAGCCATTGCTTCCAGTCCCGTAGCCCGAAAAAACTACTTAGGAGACGGATTCCGGTTATAA
- a CDS encoding LptA/OstA family protein, whose amino-acid sequence MMRRLLPDFLRCILSLLFLAALTGLFPAAARSTEHPGVLHFESREQEWETRTRQIHMQGEARIFGNDGDLRAETIRIRFFPQSMDATPSPDKLESLTAQGFVRVSSEDLQAFADKARYEGQPQHLFLDGAPAEILHPDIHITGNSIFYDRLKERMEVRGTKQTPTTLEDRSPESRETGPTTASALLQKWDFTERTLTLTGNVHIIQPGTDLRADTITIHYKEQDSNPDQKPEASSAPTIERAIAEGKVQLTQHDGNASGDRAIYTAEDDTVVLTGSPARMERSGGNMLQGPIIVLDRKTGEVQISGGASGTLHPDSSPSF is encoded by the coding sequence ATGATGCGCCGCCTTCTCCCTGACTTCCTGCGCTGCATACTGTCGCTTCTGTTTTTAGCGGCCCTGACCGGCCTCTTTCCAGCAGCTGCCCGCAGCACAGAACATCCAGGAGTTCTTCATTTTGAAAGCAGAGAGCAGGAATGGGAAACCCGGACCCGCCAGATCCATATGCAGGGAGAAGCCCGAATTTTCGGCAACGACGGTGATCTCCGGGCAGAAACCATCCGAATCCGATTCTTTCCCCAGTCCATGGATGCAACACCATCGCCGGACAAGCTGGAAAGCCTTACAGCCCAAGGCTTTGTGCGGGTAAGCTCTGAAGATCTGCAGGCCTTTGCTGACAAGGCCCGGTATGAGGGCCAGCCCCAGCATCTTTTTCTTGACGGAGCTCCTGCTGAAATCCTGCATCCGGATATCCACATTACCGGCAACAGCATCTTCTATGACCGCCTCAAGGAACGCATGGAGGTTCGGGGAACGAAACAAACCCCCACCACCCTGGAAGACCGTTCACCTGAAAGCAGGGAAACTGGACCCACAACGGCTTCGGCCCTCCTCCAGAAATGGGATTTTACGGAAAGAACCCTTACGCTAACCGGCAATGTCCATATTATTCAACCGGGAACGGATCTCAGGGCAGATACCATCACCATCCATTACAAAGAACAGGACAGCAACCCGGATCAGAAACCGGAAGCATCCTCCGCCCCCACCATCGAGAGGGCCATTGCGGAAGGAAAGGTTCAGCTGACCCAGCATGATGGCAATGCCTCCGGAGACAGGGCCATCTACACAGCTGAAGATGACACCGTTGTTCTGACGGGCAGTCCGGCCCGCATGGAACGCAGCGGAGGCAACATGCTGCAAGGTCCCATCATAGTGCTGGACAGAAAAACCGGAGAGGTCCAAATCTCCGGAGGGGCGTCAGGCACCCTGCACCCCGACAGCTCACCTTCTTTCTGA
- the lptC gene encoding LPS export ABC transporter periplasmic protein LptC, with protein sequence MKPGRRKRIFLILFAAGLITTTLLLFLVERLTLPLPPESLLQQSDVSLSNFRHTATENGKITWILTADRADYDRKGEAVGLINVLVTYITAEDIPISARARSGLLHMTSKDILLKGSVTVEHPEYTLLSEELHYKSENQQLISPVKTEVRGQGLQVKSDAASYDIPKNRIRFQGNVKGMVHDAPPSP encoded by the coding sequence ATGAAGCCAGGGCGCCGTAAACGGATCTTTCTGATTTTGTTTGCCGCAGGGCTTATTACCACCACCCTTCTTCTTTTTCTGGTGGAGCGCCTGACCCTTCCGCTGCCTCCGGAATCCCTTCTTCAGCAATCGGATGTTTCCCTCTCCAATTTCCGTCATACGGCAACAGAAAACGGAAAAATTACCTGGATACTCACGGCAGACAGGGCTGACTATGACCGCAAGGGAGAGGCCGTGGGCCTGATCAATGTGCTCGTGACCTACATCACCGCAGAAGATATTCCCATCAGTGCCCGCGCCCGCTCTGGCCTTCTGCACATGACCTCTAAAGACATACTGCTCAAAGGATCCGTTACGGTGGAGCACCCGGAGTACACCCTTCTGAGCGAAGAACTCCATTACAAATCGGAAAATCAACAGCTCATATCTCCCGTTAAAACGGAAGTCCGGGGACAGGGACTCCAGGTTAAGTCCGATGCCGCCTCCTATGATATCCCCAAAAACCGGATCCGTTTTCAGGGGAATGTGAAAGGAATGGTCCATGATGCGCCGCCTTCTCCCTGA
- a CDS encoding KdsC family phosphatase, producing the protein MKTSFSDISLLLLDVDGILTTGTVIYSDSGEETKIFNVKDGLGIRLLMNAGIQVGIVTGRAAPALRHRLANLGIELIWDAVRNKAAILPEIVKTTGLQPEAMAFMGDDLPDLGLMKRVGLSITVPDAAAEVRDRVHFTTRNSGGHGAVREVCEAILKAKDLWPAIVENALQ; encoded by the coding sequence GTGAAAACCTCCTTCTCAGACATCTCCCTGCTGCTTCTGGATGTGGACGGCATTCTCACAACAGGAACGGTTATTTACAGTGACAGTGGCGAAGAAACCAAAATTTTCAACGTAAAGGACGGACTGGGGATACGGCTGCTCATGAATGCCGGAATCCAGGTCGGTATTGTTACGGGCAGGGCGGCACCTGCCCTGCGCCACCGGCTGGCCAATCTAGGCATAGAGCTGATCTGGGACGCCGTGCGGAACAAGGCTGCCATCCTTCCCGAAATCGTGAAGACCACCGGGCTGCAGCCCGAAGCCATGGCCTTTATGGGAGACGATCTTCCCGATCTTGGCCTGATGAAACGGGTAGGCCTTTCCATCACCGTACCTGACGCAGCTGCCGAGGTCCGAGACCGGGTACACTTCACCACCCGGAACTCCGGGGGCCATGGGGCTGTACGTGAAGTATGCGAAGCCATTCTGAAAGCCAAGGATCTCTGGCCTGCCATTGTGGAAAACGCTCTCCAATGA
- the kdsA gene encoding 3-deoxy-8-phosphooctulonate synthase → MKIQLQNQTIPLGPAYPLLLIAGPCAIENLDLCLYIADFMKKETEKRNIPYIFKASFDKANRSSISSFRGPGIEEGLRILETVRDRTGVPVISDIHLPSQADAAAEVLDMIQIPAFLCRQTDLLSAAARTGKPVNVKKGQFLAPWDMQNVISKLTQSGAREILLTERGASFGYNNLVVDFRSLPILSGFGHPVIFDATHSVQLPGGSGTQSSGQREFAPVLARSAVAAGADGIFIETHPEPEKALCDGANSLHLAALPALLDQLCAIKEILGGTRP, encoded by the coding sequence ATGAAAATTCAGCTACAGAATCAAACCATACCCTTGGGGCCAGCCTATCCTCTTCTCCTCATCGCAGGCCCCTGTGCCATAGAGAATCTTGATCTCTGCCTGTACATTGCCGACTTCATGAAAAAAGAAACCGAAAAAAGAAACATACCCTATATATTTAAAGCCTCCTTTGACAAGGCAAACCGGAGCAGCATCTCCTCTTTCAGGGGACCCGGCATAGAAGAGGGCCTGCGGATACTGGAAACCGTCCGAGACCGCACGGGAGTTCCAGTCATCTCAGATATTCACCTGCCCTCCCAGGCCGATGCGGCAGCAGAGGTTCTGGATATGATTCAGATACCTGCCTTTCTATGCCGACAGACGGACCTGCTCAGTGCCGCAGCCCGCACGGGCAAACCCGTCAATGTCAAAAAAGGACAGTTTCTTGCCCCATGGGATATGCAGAATGTCATCAGCAAGCTCACCCAGTCCGGCGCCCGGGAGATCCTGCTGACAGAACGAGGGGCAAGTTTCGGATACAACAACCTCGTGGTGGACTTCCGCAGCCTTCCCATTCTCAGCGGATTTGGCCATCCGGTTATTTTTGACGCCACCCACAGCGTACAGCTTCCTGGAGGTTCCGGCACCCAATCCTCCGGCCAGAGAGAGTTTGCTCCCGTGCTGGCCAGAAGTGCCGTAGCTGCCGGTGCGGACGGCATCTTTATCGAAACCCATCCGGAACCGGAAAAAGCCCTTTGTGACGGCGCCAACTCCCTGCATCTTGCCGCGCTACCCGCCCTTCTTGATCAGCTCTGCGCTATCAAAGAGATCCTCGGAGGGACCCGACCGTGA
- a CDS encoding M23 family metallopeptidase has protein sequence MKKRERTSRRWLIVPMLGVLIGMLVWLLITCFEGRKPEIHLLMEHASVGDNQEISLNITDEGRGVKEVMVSFFKDGREHVLEQKFFPGSSLLGATGVDEVRLSFVFTPSQLGITDGAGTLRVRVRDASLRGGLKGNVSYLEREMRVDTRPPEIRVVTRRHYLAQGGAGLVGYRLSEPVVRSGVTVDGNFFPGCGGFGPEKDVYLSFFGLGHEPGSGEEIFILAEDFAGNIGRAGFPHHVNARRFPEDKITISDRFLNWKMPEFQIPGGDPESPLEKFLKVNNVLRDKNEATIFAATAKSSPEILWDRHFLPLPAAANRGGFADRRIYYYNGQEIDRQFHMGVDLASIAQSPIPAAASGKVVMAETVGIYGGNVILDHGCGLFSHYAHMSQIGVGVGDTVKRGESLGLTGLTGMAGGDHLHFGVIVHNTFVNPIEWLDPNWVENNIASKLRDIETGM, from the coding sequence ATGAAAAAAAGGGAAAGAACCAGCAGGCGCTGGTTAATTGTGCCCATGCTGGGGGTTCTGATTGGTATGCTCGTCTGGTTGCTGATAACCTGTTTTGAAGGACGAAAGCCGGAAATTCATCTGCTGATGGAGCATGCCAGTGTGGGGGATAATCAGGAAATTAGCCTGAACATCACAGATGAAGGTCGGGGTGTGAAGGAAGTGATGGTTTCCTTCTTCAAGGATGGCAGGGAACATGTGCTGGAGCAAAAGTTTTTTCCCGGAAGCAGCCTGCTCGGTGCAACCGGTGTTGATGAAGTACGCTTGTCCTTTGTCTTTACTCCATCTCAGCTGGGGATCACCGATGGCGCGGGTACCTTGAGGGTACGTGTGAGGGATGCCTCTTTGCGAGGGGGGTTGAAGGGTAATGTATCCTATCTTGAACGGGAAATGCGTGTGGATACAAGGCCTCCGGAAATCCGTGTTGTAACACGTCGGCACTATCTTGCGCAGGGAGGGGCCGGGCTTGTGGGATACCGTCTTTCCGAGCCTGTGGTGCGCAGTGGTGTAACGGTGGATGGAAACTTTTTTCCTGGCTGCGGAGGCTTTGGTCCGGAAAAGGATGTTTATCTTTCTTTTTTCGGTCTCGGACATGAGCCGGGATCCGGCGAGGAAATTTTCATTCTCGCGGAAGATTTTGCCGGTAATATCGGCCGGGCTGGTTTCCCCCACCATGTTAACGCCAGGCGTTTCCCTGAAGATAAAATAACCATAAGCGATCGTTTTCTGAATTGGAAAATGCCCGAGTTTCAGATCCCCGGAGGAGATCCGGAATCTCCTCTGGAGAAATTTCTTAAGGTGAATAATGTTCTCCGGGATAAAAATGAGGCAACCATTTTTGCTGCCACAGCGAAATCCAGTCCGGAGATCCTCTGGGACAGACATTTTCTGCCCCTGCCTGCTGCCGCCAACAGGGGCGGTTTTGCGGATCGGAGAATTTATTACTATAATGGGCAGGAGATTGACCGGCAGTTCCACATGGGAGTGGATCTGGCTTCCATAGCCCAGTCGCCCATCCCCGCAGCGGCATCGGGCAAGGTCGTTATGGCAGAAACCGTTGGCATTTATGGTGGAAATGTTATTCTGGATCATGGGTGCGGTTTGTTTAGCCATTATGCCCATATGAGCCAGATCGGCGTTGGTGTGGGAGATACGGTTAAGAGGGGTGAAAGCCTTGGCCTTACCGGTCTTACCGGGATGGCTGGGGGGGATCATCTTCACTTCGGGGTGATCGTGCACAACACTTTTGTGAATCCCATTGAGTGGTTGGACCCCAACTGGGTTGAAAATAATATTGCATCGAAACTCCGTGATATAGAAACCGGAATGTAG